The stretch of DNA GACAATGGGCAGCTGCTTATTACAggtaaatattagaatatacatatgttctACTGTagtattgaaaaaataaaaattttataatttcagtCATGTTTGGTCAAAAATGATTGCTGCTGATTTGTACAGTGCTTTTCAAGATGTCTCTTATAAGAATAAAGAATCATTGAAGGAACTCGGTCGAAGATATCGCGAATCATTTTTATCTGTTGGTGGTACTTATTCTGCACGTGagaatttcagaaaatttAGTGGAAGAGATCCCAGTCCAAAAGCACTTCTGAAAAACCTTAGATTGGATACAAAATGTAGTATGTCAGAAATTACTAATAATACGATCCAAGGAAACTTGAAATAACTTAAGCAACAAAatgtaatttgtataaagatagataatgaaaaaatttgttttctatcAGAAAAGTTGATttcattgtaatattaatatagcGATATAATATTGCGATATAATATGTCAGGTTTTTATCACAAAcacaaatatttgttttaatttgtattatatatatatatatatatattgcttataagtataatataattcttataatacaaatactggtctaaaattaatagataattaagaaaataaaatgtagtAATTTCTAAGAACGGAATTTttacatatgcatatatacagaacattaatttacattaaacGAAATACCTAACAGTTTTCATACAGTAATTGAATGCATTAAAAATTATGGAAGTAAAGCAACTATgacgatacaaataaaaagtaaaattattactatCCAGTAACCACATGTACGATCtttgaaattaattgtttGTACATGCTGCGTTTTGGTAATTAATGATTCATCAGTCCTATCCATATGATTGGATAAATTATCGATTATttctacataaaaatataaaacttttaaagtaaattttatatcttcaaATTGATAAAGAATAAGTAATGTTAAATTTAAGTTACCATTTTGGTGATCCACTTCATTGCTAATGGTTTGACCAATTTGTTTTTGCCTTGCAATGACTTTACATAACTCTTCCAAGCCTTTATTTTGCTCTATAAAAGTATTGGAAAAGTATTATACAAATCTGGTAAAAGATATCAAAATTTATACCTTCTAGAATCCTATCTTGTTGAGTCATAAGATCAACAACACATATTTGTGTATCTATAGGTTTATCATCGTCGTCATCAGCTGCCCAAGAGGTTGTGCCTCCATCTGCAAAAGCTGATGTTCCTGATGTAAGTAAATTTGCACGAGAAGATACAAGATTATTTGTACGTGCGTCACacaatttttgtaattgtacATCCCTGCtcttcaatatttcaatttgacGTATTCTTCTTTCTGCTTCTTCAGCAGTTCTGCATATCTTTGTATTTTaaggaaaaaatttctatgCTGGTAGGTCCTACTTCTTAATCAAATGAACATGTAAAAGGATACATAGCTTTAGATTTTAAAGCATCATCCACTTTGTTCTTAAGTTGTTGGACTTCACGATTATACTGTTTCAGACGAATTCGTATATTTGCAGATATACTTGCATATGCTTGCAAAGTTTTTGAATGTTTATTGCGAGCTGTAAATTGTTCCATAATCTCTCTGTAAAGTTTCTCACAGGCATCATATTCCGTTAACCTATGTAATTTAAACAAACACTTAAGTAACAGTTTTCATCTCAGAAGTAAACAAAGAAACCAAGGTTAATTATTCTTACCAGGGATCGTTGTCTTCGATATAAATGAGTGCCATTTTCGTGAATTTGTATATAAGTCTAatgtatgaaaaataaaactacgttaaaatattatttgaatagTGACATATCCACATAAATTTCTTGTATGTTATTGCAGTGTTATCTGcacataataatatattttgcaattgttgatggtgaggcatcaaaagaaaagaaatcttCCTTTACATTAGCAACTGTTTAATATCTGGGTAAACAGGAATGCCTTAGTAAGCAAATTGAGTTTTGAAAAAGTATTACAATTTACCTAGTCGAACAATTTATCGTCAAGAATGTAACATAACCACGGATTGGCGCATGCGTTTATAAcgataattaaagaaaatgatGGAGGGGATTTAGCATGAAGGAGAAGGTAAAAAGAGATCGTTTGTGAGAGTGAAACAAAGAGAACCAAAGGGAAAATTAACGggtggaaaaaagaagaatatatgGCGTAGTAGCAAGACcagttatatttttattatcaactAGTATATTTCGTGAAGCTGTTTGGACGAATGTGTTTGACGTCAAAGAGGAAACGGAAAGAAATGCGAGAAAATGTTGGGTAAAAGTGAAACTCGGTGATCCAAACTCAAACTGGAGAAATTATATAGTGTGAAGGGAAGAAAATTTGGTAGATTATTCACGTTGTCTGTGGGAAGGTCACGATCATCAGTAACCACTGCGTTGGTAGATGGTTAATTGAAAGTGGGGAACTTCTAAGAAGCTTGATCATACAGGTCAACACGTACACGCaatacgaaagaaaaaggagaacaCGTACGACAAGATAGTTCGAAGGGATCGTTCGTATACTACATTTGTTTGAAAAAACCTACGAATGGAGCACGGGTGCGTCCACGAGATGAATTTTTGCGCACGAATGGAGTACTGTTGTTATTGTTGTGCATATTGATTTTTAACGCGCGAGCCATAATCTTGAGATTTATTCTGTGTTACAAAAAGGCgctttttcttaatttttcaattgtaattgtGATTAAAATGAATGTTCTTCGTAGCTacaattatctttttttttcttcaattatattaaattcttaGTATTGTTGTTTGCAACACTAATTTTTCTCAGATTGAAATATGAGTAGTACGGTGACAACGGAACCATCTACATCTCTTGGCGATATGATGTCTACAACTGCAATTCCTGAGAAAGCAGCTCCAATATTCTTACAAACACGAGCAGCTCAAGGTATTGCTGGTGCATTTGTTTGGGTTGCATTATTCATAACTTGTCAACAGGTACTTTGTAACATATTTTTGACATAGCATTCTAGTTAATTAAGGAAATATAAACAACTAATTTGATTTAATTGTGGATTTGTAGATCTACCAGCATTTAAGGTGGTATACTAATCCAACAGAACAAAGATGGATAGTGAGAATTCTGTTTATAGTTCCAATTTATGCAACATATTCTTGGGTGTCTCTACTATTTTTCAACAGTGAAAGTTATTATGTTTACTTTTTTACTGTACGGGACTGTTATGAAGCATTTGTTATATATAACTTCTTGTCTCTATGCTACGAGTACCTGGGTGGTGAAGGAAATATTATGTCTGAAATACGTGGCAAACCTATTCGTTCTAATTGTTTATATGGAACATGCTGTTTGGTTGGAAAAACATATACAATTGGTTTTCTTAGATTTTGCAAACAAGCTACTTTGCAATTTTGCTTGGTAAAACCAGTAATGGCATTTGTCATTATATTCCTTCAAGCATTTGGTCATTATAGAGATGGAGATTGGTCTCCAGATGGAggctatatttatataactataatttataatatcagTGTATCTCTCGCACTTTATGgactttttctcttttattttgctaCAAGAGACCTGTTAACACCATTTGAACCTGTCTTAAAATTTTGTACTGTTAAAAGTGTTATCTTCCTCTCATTTTGGCAAGGTAATATATCAAATTACTTAAGATACGGTCTGTATATgtaaagaatattaattttattatctttcaGGGGTGTTATTGGCTATTCTTGAAAAAGCAAATGTAATTTCTCCTATAAGTTTAGATCAATCAACTAGTGCTGGCACAGTTTCTGCTGGTTATCAAAACTTTTTGATTTGCATTGAAATGTTATTTGCTGCTATAGCTTTACGTTATGCGTTTCCATATCAAGTGTATTCAGCTGGTTGTGTTACGGATTCAAGAGGAAGAAGTGTAACGATGCAAAGTATCAGTAGCAGTTTAAAAGTATGTTGCAACAATTTCTAAATGATTTAATAGGTAAAGTAATAAGATtgacaatattttaatattatacaattaacTTTATACATAGGAAACCATGAATCCAAAAGATATAATGACTGATGCCATCCACAACTTCCATCCACAGTATCAACAATACACGCAATATAGTTCtggtatgtatataatttataatttattcctgttaaaatttttttataaatattgtattttaaatttcttttattactttattcaATTGATATATTTTCATGTAGCATGATGTAGTGAATGATGAACTAAAAATCATCcatatttattgtttatttatatttatcatttaagTTTTAAATGCAAAGAGAAGAATTAcaatcattaaaaaatttgaagtaaataaataactataattgtaattattatgttCCTTTAACTATGGATTTTAGCTTTTTATATGATAAAGGTTTAATATGCATCTTTTAATGTACTCTACTGCCAATTATTAAAatggtaaaataatataaattcatttatatttatcttttgcGACAAAAATGTAATGAAATAGTTctttatgataaaaaatactttttatcATAAATTCAATTAACGTGTGCCAATTAGGATTATATTCTTTGAAGGCACtttctttttactatttttcaGACGTTAATACCAACTTGCCGTATGAAAAACTATGAGAATGTGAAGCAtcgttttttaatttcaagaaATTGGACATGAGGCattcatacatttttaataGAGTTTGAAAAGTTCTTAATACTGTAgttcattaaaattaatttgatattttaagtTCAAATCAAGTTCAAGGGTGGGCATAGTGTTCTCTGctcaaattattatttaaggtttataacaaaatcaatatacatacacatatacatatataagcATATGATTCATTAACTttgcaattaataaaatctacTGTACATTAGAAACTAAGCACTTAACGCAAGAGCACTTAGAGTACAGTGTAATTTCACAAAAAcgttttactttttaataaatgcaAAAGACAAATAATAATTGACTACTATTCTATGGCAGTATTGTAATTATGTATCTTTTTATGGATAGGTTAAtgattattaaatattgttttgtaatgcttgtatatttaaaaagatggcatgatttatatttaatttagcATGTTGATATAGCtatctatttttatatatttttttcctaAATATGTATGTTCGATAATTTTCTCAAACAACAAATTCAAATCTTTATTGTTATAACACgcatgaattatttaatagaCGTATAATATGTGTAGTGAGatcaataaaataaagaaagatgcTGTAAATTGTGCTATGTGTAAAAGGATTTCATCAAATTACATGTAAAACTGTACATAGCCTACAATCGATACAGCCAACAATgctttgaattaaaaaaagatatatcgGCATGATTTCTCGCTGTTCGCTGGCTGATCGATGTATTCATTAGTAACGGCTTTGTCAACGATAATACGTGATATAATGTAACAATCAGGAGCTCCTAAAGGACAACGTGGTATGCGGATATCCAGCTTCGATCCAGATGATCCACAGAATATGCCAATACCACCGCCTCAAAGACGGCATACTTCTCATCAACGTGTTGCTACAATCTCTCAAAATTATAATGAGAAAACAATGCTATTGAGCAGTGATGATGAGTTCCAGTAGATATAAACAATAGATTGTgtacaaaagaaaacaaaagagaaagagacgaaAAAGAACATTAATGTTGGACTTCCGTGAATCTAATTTCAAGAAAACGCTATGTATACCGTTAATTGATTATACGTCATTAGGTAGGAACTTAACTCGCTCACAGAACAAACaacaaataaacaaacaaattcGGTGATGCAAAATTCTGCATCACAATATAATAGTTCCATGTTACATTCATGTTAATACATGTATTATGTTACATCATGTAAACATAGCAtagaagatatttattttaatatgcTGAACATGTTTAAAGCAGTGTTACCTATAGAGGTGGCTCTATTATCATAACATAATCatctttattttaaaacaCAACTTACGTTTTTCAGAGAAAAGCATTGTACAGtacttaatatttaaatactcaCAAATATGTTGCTGCATTATTTACTGTAGTcaaacaatatttttacacTTTGAACAAAAACACTATGTATATGTTTATACATCAGTATTTCTAATTCATATGAGATTAATGTAATTTTGCCAGTGAAAAAtacttattttataaaatacactaagaaaAATACTTCTAATTACTGCACGCGTCCgggatatatatacatatatatatatacatatatatattataaatattcatatatttctatatatgtatatatatataaaactgaGCCACAAAAATCTTTGCGTCctagattaaaaaattaatgagtgtatatatcgttaaaatagaatgtatttaataatttaaaaattaaagaatattccttcgatatatttgttttatttgcaTATAATTATTGACTACTTATTGTTGATATTTATCTTActgattttatatacataagtatttcatatttaatacCTATCATACGTCGTATTTTCTTAggtattttagaaaatgaaaacaaaCATTAATCGAAATCTTAATTgaactttattttctatacaaGAGAGTAAATTGTGTATATATGAATTTCTATGGAGAGGACATACTATTCTGCTCCACAGAATAACATTACAATTCATTTgtcaaaataaatcattttatacAATTAGTATTGTTTATATTAGTTTTAGTTTTTACTACTGATTCATTGATCACAAAAACGCAATGAAAATAATTGgactaatttaaatatatagttGAATAAAAGATTGGATCTAATTGCCTTACAAAAAGTATATTGCATAAATTGCATTAATAGCATCAAATATTACAGCTATTAGTGGAAAAAATAACTTAACATTTTACAGCCTTATTTTTGCAGAAAATCtgtatatacacacatacgTGTGTGTAAATACAATAgtacaatatttattacaatctATTTACCAACCTATCCAATATGTATCTTTATTTGTTACAATCTTTTTCCACCCATGCCATGGTGATTCTAGATCTTGTTCTAATAGTGAATTGTATGGTTCTTTTtctaaaatcattttatttaattgttcAGTATACATTTTTGAATTCAAAGTTTTATCTCTGGTAGATGAAGAATTTTTGTCCTCATCCTCAATATCTTGATATTGTAATTCATCATCCATATAAACGACAATATCGTTTTCCTCATTTGtgtatttattgtatttttcggTAACGTTTTGTTTTAGtactttgtttcttttatcttGACTGTTAATACCTTCATCGCTATTACTAAAATCAATTGGTTTAAATCCTATTGACCTTAAACGAGCAATTTTTAGATCATTATCCGGGATGTTAACAGGTACAAATGCAGATACCCTTTCAggtgaaaatttattttgttcttttgtACTCAAAGTATTGCTACTTAACGATACATTTGAATTTATGGGATGCTGTAAATTAGATGCAGTTTCTGTACAAGATACACATTTTTTTGTAGATGATCGAAATGTAGAATGATGGCCTCTATTTTTATCACCTAACTTTGTAGTTTCATATATTTCAGATTTCATATCTTTAAAATCACTACcgtattctattttaataaatgtatattgTTCATTACGAACGTTATTTTGCACGAAATCGTTCAATTTCAGATTCTTTATTGCAGGTTCTGGAAGGAGAGAACATTGAGTAACAGCATCTGTTTTACATggttttgaaatttcttttttatagcTCTTTTGCAattcttcattaattttattgcattttGAATCTCTGCAAATTGTTTGCATCAGTTTTCTTTTCCGATTTTTAATCGTTGTATCGttattttctacaattttcacatttttttttatatatcttgaTCTTTTATTCTGATCTCTCTTATTATTATCAACGTTATCATTGtcattatttttcatattattattattattattatttatagccGGTTTTGCAATATAATTCTTATCTGCTTTTTTAGACGTAGTGAGATTCTTGCCAATTTTACtatgattaaaatttaatgtttttgACATTTTAACATTCCTAGTTTGACTTTTAACACGTTTACAGTGAGTCATTTTTGTAAGTTTATTTCTATCTTGGAAAGTAGATTGTTCTGAATTAACTTTACATTTGTTCAATGTATACATTGCAGTATTAAAATGTTCACATGATTGTTCTGTACATTTGTTAATACAACGCAATCTTCTATATCGTGGACCACGTATCTTAGGTCCAATTTTTGCatctattaataaatttgtaatttctcttattttttttttatttatatgtttcttTATTGAAGAATCAATT from Bombus huntii isolate Logan2020A chromosome 3, iyBomHunt1.1, whole genome shotgun sequence encodes:
- the LOC126864297 gene encoding transmembrane protein 184B isoform X1, encoding MSSTVTTEPSTSLGDMMSTTAIPEKAAPIFLQTRAAQGIAGAFVWVALFITCQQIYQHLRWYTNPTEQRWIVRILFIVPIYATYSWVSLLFFNSESYYVYFFTVRDCYEAFVIYNFLSLCYEYLGGEGNIMSEIRGKPIRSNCLYGTCCLVGKTYTIGFLRFCKQATLQFCLVKPVMAFVIIFLQAFGHYRDGDWSPDGGYIYITIIYNISVSLALYGLFLFYFATRDLLTPFEPVLKFCTVKSVIFLSFWQGVLLAILEKANVISPISLDQSTSAGTVSAGYQNFLICIEMLFAAIALRYAFPYQVYSAGCVTDSRGRSVTMQSISSSLKETMNPKDIMTDAIHNFHPQYQQYTQYSSGAPKGQRGMRISSFDPDDPQNMPIPPPQRRHTSHQRVATISQNYNEKTMLLSSDDEFQ
- the LOC126864317 gene encoding syntaxin-8, which translates into the protein MALIYIEDNDPWLTEYDACEKLYREIMEQFTARNKHSKTLQAYASISANIRIRLKQYNREVQQLKNKVDDALKSKAITAEEAERRIRQIEILKSRDVQLQKLCDARTNNLVSSRANLLTSGTSAFADGGTTSWAADDDDDKPIDTQICVVDLMTQQDRILEEQNKGLEELCKVIARQKQIGQTISNEVDHQNEIIDNLSNHMDRTDESLITKTQHVQTINFKDRTCGYWIVIILLFICIVIVALLP
- the LOC126864297 gene encoding transmembrane protein 184B isoform X2, with amino-acid sequence MSSTVTTEPSTSLGDMMSTTAIPEKAAPIFLQTRAAQGIAGAFVWVALFITCQQIYQHLRWYTNPTEQRWIVRILFIVPIYATYSWVSLLFFNSESYYVYFFTVRDCYEAFVIYNFLSLCYEYLGGEGNIMSEIRGKPIRSNCLYGTCCLVGKTYTIGFLRFCKQATLQFCLVKPVMAFVIIFLQAFGHYRDGDWSPDGGYIYITIIYNISVSLALYGLFLFYFATRDLLTPFEPVLKFCTVKSVIFLSFWQGVLLAILEKANVISPISLDQSTSAGTVSAGYQNFLICIEMLFAAIALRYAFPYQVYSAGCVTDSRGRSVTMQSISSSLKETMNPKDIMTDAIHNFHPQYQQYTQYSSDVNTNLPYEKL